The following coding sequences are from one Trichoplusia ni isolate ovarian cell line Hi5 chromosome 15, tn1, whole genome shotgun sequence window:
- the LOC113501109 gene encoding HEAT repeat-containing protein 1 has translation MAATSLAEQLKKLAVPQTTIYNDEKKTASLLFDPKEAANKDRDTFYEIGLSGLKELVALYEGFRVFEDSLYSLASKDFERAVQTKEVNQNLDQTIEKFLLQLSPYLLLQSSHKALEWLINRYHIQLYNQDAIMTLILPYHGTKIFVRFIQLMNVKSTNPKWGWLQPIRKHGIVLAHQVLFNQCVSNTGTLQFIAKSTLKYVKEFGERATQLNTVFAFFCQTAIGVIDSSKKVTEAIISALLPTVVKAIDSPAADFRASAYLVLGYLFAKTKLKEDTLNEIVFKLLTTEFDISFDVAILITMMYEKQGHVRKMSENILNDMSVDIMTNLCSHLKTLVQRGHNVRAFLMAFLKSVLPLIQGEDFWRYCKLPEILIGEVDLKQQKPDKIIKCVLDSYHFVNANAVGDDDESDIEIIDEDDDSSSKILNWYGAFLKNLERQYPEDFDKVVNEEMSSNSKNSAKRKGQLSKLLGFKPAIAHKVGGTYLFENLNHVNPKLRAEAVNYISKEFSALKNENADFVKESIINRFNDDNPEVVNAALDIPVDYLQEIFDEVDATSTFVSIIGKSTKKWKQVAKTAITMFCAVEMLPVNQETVLALIPYLFPHNEESAKLTWQILNSHWGKKLGLLTKTKELKGTKHNHEKLCEVIFKALFINRTINLDEMLDELQLDKSKTLDICFYMLLKISFLKNASVEEASAILNLLLESVENRSIVHSSEGQVFSSEIMPEFIKQSRQNNMLFQVIEYIFSRVIEDMNIQEIQKPWCDVCKTPDIILVRRLYEICVIGCAIPSYGEHYVALLQKLLDKFFKGAREKFEFVANFACGHILYATDPKVVIGPELQLRSLKLLSNFLAVQENQNWLFDSDVLVLTVLYCLNNPITAIRECAIDIVQKILREDPDKKLIYVQLLQEFMTHKDELLLDHNQIKHVLNTILSQKDNKKLFSRNCLLKLVGILNSDTPSHIKSSFLQLLCEVNNPTAFPHFVQSLKSLEKTLKENELNLKLTLDIYESNLFRSVYGHINASTVSTFAKEQVWSSIELGMKEYRECILEEDQSLVSPSVLIMRQIDENVFEKVPEERANGLVYLIASAGAVSNNPTISSVASKIMKKIHLKFSHFKPILEKMLNAVDPAASVPKKKKSTVSMLSYQLTETDDWRLGVAFLEYVQSKKKMKLDNSFVSLLFQILNKCLRFEEQSYVEYTKQLILSSLWYFCKKFVDEKDDEQIKSLKSVFDVELVVQCIRGTQNPQTHHHALIVLSHAAFMLPEQVLHHTMEIFTFMGSSVLRHDDAYSFQIITKIIETLIPILVKLDKSADEYSDKELQQLQSRVVPVLRIFADVVLHVPEHRRLPLFTKLIETLGPSQFLWVFLALLLETHVAHFSDNKKKTPQNSRTLADQEAPINRLDFGQSILLEFPPEVALENFIKLVVYIKSLPLQKDENSMDTDVDPGDIFSVNGHTPIQLRHYKYVIITFMNTCLASSRFIQHTTLATDMKAMENHYKTFIISILTFIQTISKVSDDKTAKYWRVMLHHSYDLLDHTNNLLSAPMFLSVVRGLMKHTLQTVRRKSMELLNSKIQFSPEIFEGVDKELLFSLLPPLLDIVKTIETKEENLSEIVAQELELNQQTSLLSLKLLTKMLASENPEPFKDVLETVTDYTCNPNISGNVMASVVLCLAELCSNLKAHALASLRKFMPALIKVLKKQRKAETPELVLLSTVTAIAKIVESLPLFLSPYLQKVLYEYSILLAKWQSQDQECSKVSAIVAKLLTIKKKIAGSIPPRVLIPVINETHKILLEKENYDAVGPVMSVLADSFANVTTADFTALQQDLTTFFLSALQLRSDAVEKDVSADVIDRAEDEVVNALVCLVLKLSETSFRPFYFKIYDWAIRTNVEGQKDRTITFYRLSCAIADKLKGLFVLFAGHFIKNASDLLDSCNNSKTEDQYFDSEDKCLMLVKFIVKTLHTVFLYDSQSFLNKDRFETLMQPVVDQLENTLGGIEDLKVRAKEYLIPCISQFAVATADDSLWKLLNYQILLKTRHNDAEIRLVALDCLVAMATQLGSSWLPLLAESVPFLAELLEDGDSKIETSTKDAIRKLEQILGEPLEKYF, from the exons ATGGCGGCTACATCTTTAGCTGAACAGCTTAAAAAGCTAGCTGTGCCGCAGACAACTATCTATAATGATGAGAAGAAGACCGCTTCATTACTTTTTGACCCGAAAGAAGCCGCGAATAAAGACCGCGATACATTCTACGAGATTGGTTTGAGCGGACTGAAAGAATTGGTAGCCTTGTATGAAGGTTTTCGGGTTTTCGAAGATTCACTGTACAGCCTTGCTTCCAAAGACTTTGAAAGAGCTGTACAAACTAAGGAGGTTAACCAAAACCTTGATCAGACCATAGAGAAGTTTTTACTTCAGTTATCACCTTACCTCCTTTTGCAATCATCGCATAAGGCTCTGGAATGGCTGATCAACCGGTACCATATCCAACTATACAATCAAGATGCTATCATGACACTGATCTTGCCATATCATGGCACTAAAATATTTGTCCGTTTCATTCAACTTATGAATGTGAAATCAACTAATCCTAAATGGGGCTGGCTCCAGCCTATACGCAAACATGGCATTGTGTTAGCCCATCAAGTTTTGTTCAACCAGTGTGTGTCAAATACAGGCACACTTCAGTTTATCGCTAAAAGTACATTGAAGTATGTAAAAGAATTTGGCGAAAGGGCTACACAACTGAACACAGTCTTTGCATTCTTCTGTCAAACAGCTATTGGTGTTATTGATTCTAGCAAGAAAGTTACTGAGGCAATAATTAGTGCTTTACTGCCCACTGTAGTCAAAGCTATAGACTCACCAGCTGCTGACTTCCGGGCATCGGCATATCTCGTACTGGgatatttatttgcaaagaCGAAGCTTAAAGAAGACACACTGAACGAGATAGTGTTCAAACTGTTGACCACTGAATTTGACATTTCGTTTGACGTAGCAATTCTGATTACCATGATGTATGAGAAACAAGGTCATGTGAGGAAGATGTCTGAAAATATTCTGAATGACATGTCTGTTGATATAATGACCAATCTTTGTAGTCACTTAAAGACCTTGGTTCAAAGAGGGCATAATGTGAGGGCTTTTCTAATGGCTTTCTTGAAAAGTGTGCTGCCGTTGATTCAGGGTGAAGACTTTTGGAGATACTGTAAGCTGCCAGAGATTCTTATTGGTGAGGTTGACTTGAAGCAGCAGAAACCAGATAAAATCATCAA GTGTGTCCTTGATTCCTACCATTTTGTGAATGCCAATGCTGTAGGTGACGATGATGAGAGTGACATCGAAATTATTGATGAAGATGATGACTCTTCTAGCAAGATCCTCAACTGGTATGGTGCTTTTCTGAAGAACCTTGAAAGGCAATACCCAGAAGATTTTGACAAAGTTGTTAATGAAGAAATGAGTTCAAATAGCAAGAATTCAGCTAAAAGAAAGGGTCAGCTTTCCAAACTCCTTGGTTTTAAGCCAGCGATCGCTCATAAGGTTGGTGGTACATAcctttttgaaaatttgaaccATGTCAATCCAAAATTGCGTGCAGAAGCAGTTAATTACATTTCTAAAGAATTTTCGGCTTTGAAAAATGAGAACGCTGACTTTGTTAAAGAATctattattaatagatttaatgaTGACAACCCTGAAGTGGTTAATGCTGCTTTGGATATACCTGTTGATTACTTACAAGAAATATTTGATGAAGTAGATGCAACATCTACCTTTGTGTCTATCATTGGTAAGAGTACAAAAAAATGGAAGCAAGTTGCTAAGACAGCTATTACTATGTTTTGTGCGGTAGAAATGTTGCCTGTCAATCAAGAAACTGTTTTGGCATTAATACCATACCTTTTCCCACATAATGAAGAATCAGCCAAACTGACTTGGCAAATTTTGAATTCTCATTGGGGCAAGAAGTTAGGACTTCTGAcaaaaacaaaggaacttaaaggAACTAAACATAATCATGAAAAGTTATGCGAAGTTATATTCAAGGCTCTATTTATTAACAGAACTATTAATTTAGACGAAATGCTTGATGAACTTCAACTGGATAAATCTAAAACACTCGATATTTGCTTCTATATGTTACTTAAAATCAGTTTCCTCAAAAATGCTTCAGTCGAAGAAGCATCAGCCATTTTAAATCTACTTCTTGAATCTGTTGAGAATAGATCAATTGTTCACAGTTCAGAAGGGCAAGTATTTTCAAGCGAAATAATGCCAGAGTTCATAAAACAGTCGCGTCAAAACAACATGCTTTTCCAAGTGATTGAGTATATTTTCTCTAGAGTTATTGAGGATATGAATATTCAGGAAATTCAGAAACCTTGGTGTGATGTCTGTAAAACCCCGGACATAATACTTGTGAGGAGGCTCTATGAGATTTGTGTGATCGGGTGTGCTATACCAAGCTATGGTGAACATTACGTAGCACTCCTTCAAAAGCTATTAGATAAATTTTTCAAAGGTGCAAGAGAAAAGTTTGAGTTTGTTGCAAACTTCGCTTGTGGACATATTTTGTACGCGACTGATCCCAAAGTTGTTATTGGTCCAGAGCTACAACTCCGCAGTCTTAAACTCCTCAGTAACTTCTTAGCTGTACAGGAAAATCAAAACTGGTTGTTTGATTCAGATGTTCTGGTATTGACCGTCTTATACTGCCTGAACAACCCTATTACTGCGATTCGTGAATGCGCCATCGATATAGTTCAAAAGATATTGAGAGAAGACCCTGATAAGAAACTTATCTATGTCCAGCTGCTACAGGAATTTATGACACATAAAGACGAATTGTTGTTAGAccataatcaaataaaacacgTGTTGAATACGATACTGAGCCAAAAGGACAACAAAAAGCTTTTCAGTCGCAACTGTCTTTTGAAACTCGTTGGCATATTGAATTCTGATACTCCATCTCACATAAAATCCAGCTTTTTACAACTCCTATGTGAAGTTAACAACCCTACAGCCTTCCCGCATTTCGTTCAATCTCTAAAATCGTTGGAAAAGACTTTGAAGGAAAATGAGTTGAATTTAAAGTTAACTCTTGACATTTATGAGTCCAATCTTTTTAGGAGTGTGTATGGCCATATAAATGCATCGACCGTATCTACTTTTGCCAAAGAGCAAGTATGGAGCTCTATAGAATTAGGTATGAAGGAATATAGAGAGTGCATCCTAGAAGAAGACCAATCGCTTGTGAGTCCCTCTGTGTTGATAATGCGACAAATTGATGAAAATGTCTTTGAAAAGGTGCCAGAGGAGAGGGCCAATGGCTTAGTCTACCTGATTGCTAGTGCTGGAGCCGTAAGCAACAACCCTACAATATCGAGCGTCGCGTCaaaaattatgaagaaaatCCACCTCAAATTCAGCCACTTCAAGCCAATCTTGGAAAAGATGTTGAATGCAGTTGATCCAGCTGCAAGCGTGCCCAAGAAAAAGAAGTCCACAGTCTCCATGTTGTCCTACCAGTTAACTGAAACAGATGATTGGAGACTTGGAGTTGCTTTCCTTGAGTACGTCCAGAGcaagaagaaaatgaaattagacaactcttttgtttcattgttgttccaaatattgaataagtgCCTGAGATTTGAGGAGCAATCGTACGTAGAGTACACTAAACAACTGATCCTGTCGTCTCTATGGTATTTCTGCAAGAAGTTTGTTGATGAGAAGGACGATGAACAAATAAAGTCTCTGAAATCTGTGTTCGATGTTGAGTTAGTTGTTCAATGTATCAGAGGTACCCAAAATCCTCAGACGCATCACCACGCTTTGATTGTTTTATCTCATGCTGCGTTCATGCTTCCTGAACAAGTTCTTCACCATACGATGGAGATATTTACATTTATGGGCTCATCAGTCTTAAGACACGATGACGCATACAGCTTCCAAATTATCACAAAGATTATTGAGACGTTAATCCCAATTCTGGTTAAGCTGGATAAGAGTGCTGATGAATACTCTGATAAGGAACTTCAACAGTTACAAAGTCGTGTTGTTCCTGTGTTACGTATCTTCGCTGATGTTGTTTTACATGTACCGGAGCATAGAAGACTTCCATTATTCACGAAGCTCATAGAAACTCTTGGCCCCAGTCAGTTCCTTTGGGTGTTCCTTGCTTTATTACTTGAAACTCATGTGGCCCACTTCAGTGATAACAAGAAGAAAACTCCCCAGAATTCGAGAACATTAGCAGATCAAGAAGCTCCAATAAATAGACTTGATTTTGGTCAAAGCATCCTTTTAGAATTCCCGCCTGAAGTAGCACTGGAGAATTTCATAAAACTGGTTGTCTATATCAAATCTTTGCCTTTGCAAAAGGATGAGAACTCTATGGACACTGATGTCGATCCTGGCGACATCTTTAGTGTGAATGGACATACCCCTATACAGCTACGTCACTACAAATACGTTATAATCACTTTTATGAACACTTGCTTAGCATCGTCCAGATTTATTCAGCATACTACTTTGGCAACTGATATGAAAGCCATGGAGAACCATTACAAAACCTTCATCATAAGTATACTGACGTTCATTCAAACAATTTCCAAAGTATCTGATGATAAAACTGCAAAATACTGGCGCGTTATGTTACATCACAGTTATGACTTGCTAGACCATACGAACAACTTGCTCTCCGCTCCTATGTTCCTGTCTGTGGTGAGAGGTCTTATGAAACACACACTACAGACAGTCAGACGTAAATCAATGGAACTTCTGAACTCAAAAATCCAATTCAGTCCAGAAATATTCGAAGGTGTGGATAAGGAGCTGCTATTCTCATTATTGCCTCCTCTATTAGATATTGTCAAGACGATTGAAACGAAGGAGGAGAACTTGAGTGAAATTGTTGCTCAAGAGTTAGAATTGAATCAGCAAACGTCCCTCCTATCTCTAAAGTTGCTGACAAAAATGCTTGCATCAGAGAATCCAGAGCCTTTCAAGGATGTTCTAGAAACTGTAACAGATTACACTTGTAATCCGAATATATCTGGCAATGTTATGGCTTCGGTAGTGCTATGCTTGGCTGAACTTTGCAGCAACCTCAAAGCACACGCGCTTGCAAGTCTCCGCAAATTCATGCCGGCACTCATCAAAGTCCTCAAAAAGCAACGGAAAGCAGAAACGCCTGAACTGGTGTTGCTAAGTACAGTGACAGCCATAGCAAAGATCGTTGAAAGTCTGCCTCTATTCTTAAGTCCGTACTTACAGAAAGTTTTGTACGAGTATTCCATTCTGTTGGCTAAATGGCAGAGCCAAGATCAGGAATGCAGTAAGGTCTCAGCAATAGTTGCGAAGCTATTGACAATAAAGAAGAAAATCGCTGGATCTATACCTCCAAGGGTTCTTATCCCAGTTATTAATGAAACTCATAAGATATTATTGGAGAAAGAGAATTACGATGCAGTTGGTCCAGTGATGTCTGTGTTAGCTGATAGCTTCGCGAATGTGACGACTGCAGACTTCACAGCATTACAACAAGACCTTACGACATTCTTCTTAAGTGCTCTGCAACTGAGAAGCGATGCTGTAGAGAAAGATGTCAGTGCTGACGTCATAGACCGAGCCGAAGACGAAGTGGTGAACGCTTTAGTGTGCCTCGTGTTGAAGCTCTCAGAGACAAGCTTTAGGCCATTCTATTTCAAGATTTACGACTGGGCTATAAGGACTAATGTCGAAGGACAGAAAGACAGGACTATTACTTTCTACAG attaagTTGCGCCATAGCTGATAAGTTGAAAGGGCTATTTGTCCTCTTTGCTGGTCACTTCATTAAAAACGCTTCGGATCTCCTTGACTCCTGCAACAACAGTAAAACAGAAGACCAATACTTTGATTCTGAAGATAAATGTTTGATGCTCGTAAAGTTCATTGTCAAAACACTTCACACAGTGTTCCTTTACGACAGTCAAAGCTTCTTGAATAAAGATCGGTTTGAAACACTCATGCAGCCTGTGGTAGACCAGCTCGAGAATACCTTGGGAGGAATTGAAGACCTTAAAGTCAGGGCTAAAGAGTACTTAATCCCTTGCATTTCTCAATTCGCTGTCGCCACTGCAGATGATTCGTTGTGGAAGTTACTGAATTATCAGATTTTGTTGAAGACTCGTCATAATGATGCTGAGATAAG GTTGGTTGCTCTTGATTGCCTTGTCGCCATGGCAACGCAGCTCGGTAGCAGTTGGCTGCCACTATTAGCTGAGAGTGTGCCTTTCCTGGCTGAACTTCTAGAAGACGGCGATTCCAAGATTGAAACATCCACTAAAGACGCGATCAGAAAACTTGAACAGATTTTGGGAGAACCATTAGAAAAATACTTCTGA